Proteins found in one Actinokineospora alba genomic segment:
- a CDS encoding beta strand repeat-containing protein — translation MHIWAKRGFQTALVTGGMLMLGTGIASADESFNPDLPPSALDGSVSVPIRIDNNALGTPFGQQNLGGVNHDITVSPRDLAGATGGATPALPTSGLTSGLPTAGGMPPALTSTNGVAPLSTEALPAADQLTGALPTTGGLPTTDTLSEALPATGGLPSTQGLPTTGLPTTGLPTELPTELPATGGLAPVSGALPANPLTGLVPTDGVSPKAATAEGDLFRGNKIVGDLVVPIDISGNAIAILGDASVENSSDQTAHHGTPIVTDGSDSTLAGNVVALMWAAPVQITGNAVAVGGTADSYNTSSQSAAAEGDIVTDGEEGVLSGNVLAGHGATPVQLNGNAVSGGGIATTDSASYSEATSGGTIVTDGEESVLSGNAGAVPVAVPVQGNGNAVTLVGIADALTASDAYAQAGDAQSSDTYDEPAYIKTDGDEAVGSGNILQPALAGPVAVDCNAAAVVGIATTMCATSGDAVAGGSNLTNGEESVIGGAIGHAPVAIPTQATGNAGSLIGTAVTETTTDVSSDAGGSSYTGGDDSVGGGLAAVPAVTAPIDACGNTGAGGGQADATCIATSTSESGGFTGTTGNDSVVGGDAATVPVAVPVEGLANTVGVIGGTNSTVTETKTASAGGDSSTNDDAGVLASNLANVPVAGPVQAAGNGGGVVADTFAYSDTDSTVDAGGYSKAKGNGGTLAGNIAQAPVAIPTQVLSSGATVVGDGDQAGRNTVDSEAGDYAQTSGEDGSGTGNVVSVPVASAVQAFGDSAAVLGHNDAASHNTTMSDAGGTVDTNGDNGSLAGNVVAAQALPIVQAFGDAASAAGGMATGAATNDTDATSGGDITTSGDNANLSGNLLDVPAAAVVQPHGDAVAALFSDSIAASDSVTNGSVGGTSTTSGDMGSLSGIDGDLPIGVNAPIYDVPVEVLAEAMTFATNESNITVGEDTPQLDLPQAGGLEATTLPSMPRLGSLPMAGNARTGAADPISGLLGGLLGGGMLGGLGTDSLSGMTGGLGGAPSIQEPLAGDPLSGVSGVTGQLNGKKVNLPAPTAPKTTPRFAAPAMPGLDNLRGVFTGDLFQAPKLDKLPVQTPALAGLKTPVALPTAAAPRTGAPALPSLDDTKAKLAGVFGHFPIG, via the coding sequence ATGCATATCTGGGCGAAGCGCGGATTCCAGACCGCGCTGGTCACAGGCGGAATGCTGATGCTGGGTACCGGCATCGCGTCCGCTGACGAGAGCTTCAACCCCGACCTCCCGCCGTCCGCCCTGGACGGCTCGGTCAGCGTGCCGATCAGGATCGACAACAACGCGCTGGGCACCCCGTTCGGGCAGCAGAACCTGGGTGGCGTCAACCACGACATCACGGTTTCGCCGCGCGACCTGGCAGGCGCCACCGGCGGTGCCACCCCGGCCCTGCCCACGAGCGGCCTGACCTCCGGTCTGCCCACCGCGGGCGGCATGCCCCCGGCGCTGACCAGCACCAACGGCGTCGCCCCGCTGTCCACCGAGGCGCTGCCCGCGGCGGACCAGCTGACCGGCGCACTGCCCACCACCGGTGGACTGCCGACGACGGACACGCTGTCCGAGGCCCTGCCCGCCACGGGCGGCCTGCCGAGCACCCAGGGGCTGCCCACGACGGGGCTCCCCACCACGGGCCTGCCCACCGAGCTGCCCACGGAACTGCCCGCCACGGGCGGCCTCGCGCCGGTCAGCGGTGCCCTCCCGGCAAACCCGCTCACCGGGCTGGTCCCGACCGACGGTGTCTCGCCGAAGGCCGCCACCGCCGAAGGTGACCTCTTCCGCGGCAACAAGATCGTCGGCGACCTGGTCGTCCCGATCGACATCTCCGGCAACGCGATCGCCATCCTCGGCGACGCCTCGGTCGAGAACTCCTCCGACCAGACGGCCCACCACGGCACCCCGATCGTCACCGACGGCTCGGACAGCACCCTCGCGGGCAACGTCGTCGCCCTGATGTGGGCCGCCCCGGTCCAGATCACCGGCAACGCGGTCGCCGTGGGCGGCACCGCCGACTCGTACAACACCTCGTCGCAGTCGGCGGCCGCCGAGGGTGACATCGTCACCGACGGCGAAGAAGGCGTGCTGTCGGGCAACGTCCTCGCGGGCCACGGCGCCACCCCGGTGCAGCTCAACGGGAACGCGGTCTCCGGCGGCGGCATCGCGACCACCGACTCGGCCAGCTACTCCGAGGCCACCTCCGGCGGCACCATCGTCACCGACGGCGAAGAGAGCGTGCTGTCCGGCAACGCGGGCGCGGTTCCCGTGGCTGTCCCGGTGCAGGGCAACGGCAACGCCGTCACCCTCGTCGGCATCGCCGACGCACTCACCGCCAGCGACGCCTACGCCCAGGCCGGTGACGCCCAGTCGAGCGACACCTACGACGAGCCCGCCTACATCAAGACGGACGGCGACGAGGCTGTCGGCTCCGGCAACATCCTGCAGCCCGCCCTCGCGGGCCCGGTCGCCGTGGACTGCAACGCGGCCGCGGTCGTCGGCATCGCCACCACGATGTGCGCCACCAGCGGTGACGCGGTCGCAGGCGGCTCCAACCTCACCAACGGTGAAGAGTCCGTGATCGGCGGCGCCATCGGCCACGCGCCGGTCGCCATCCCGACCCAGGCCACGGGCAACGCGGGCTCGCTGATCGGCACCGCCGTCACCGAGACCACCACCGACGTCAGCTCCGACGCGGGTGGCAGCTCCTACACCGGTGGCGACGACAGCGTCGGCGGCGGCCTCGCGGCTGTCCCGGCGGTCACCGCCCCGATCGACGCCTGCGGCAACACGGGTGCGGGCGGCGGCCAGGCCGACGCGACCTGCATCGCGACCAGCACGTCCGAGTCGGGCGGCTTCACCGGCACCACCGGCAACGACAGCGTCGTCGGCGGCGACGCCGCGACCGTCCCGGTCGCCGTTCCGGTCGAGGGCCTCGCGAACACCGTGGGTGTCATCGGTGGCACCAACTCCACCGTGACCGAGACCAAGACGGCCAGCGCGGGCGGCGACAGCAGCACCAACGACGACGCGGGCGTCCTGGCCTCGAACCTGGCGAACGTCCCCGTCGCGGGTCCGGTCCAGGCCGCGGGCAACGGCGGCGGCGTCGTCGCCGACACGTTCGCCTACAGCGACACCGACAGCACTGTCGACGCGGGCGGCTACTCCAAGGCCAAGGGCAACGGCGGCACGCTGGCGGGCAACATCGCCCAGGCTCCCGTCGCGATCCCGACGCAGGTCCTGTCCAGCGGTGCGACCGTCGTCGGCGACGGCGACCAGGCAGGCCGCAACACCGTCGACTCCGAGGCGGGCGACTACGCCCAGACCTCGGGTGAGGACGGCTCGGGCACGGGCAACGTCGTCTCGGTGCCGGTCGCCTCGGCCGTTCAGGCCTTCGGTGACTCGGCCGCGGTGCTCGGCCACAACGACGCCGCTTCCCACAACACCACCATGTCGGACGCGGGCGGCACCGTCGACACCAACGGCGACAACGGTTCGCTCGCGGGCAACGTCGTCGCCGCGCAGGCGCTGCCGATCGTGCAGGCCTTCGGCGACGCCGCTTCGGCCGCCGGTGGCATGGCCACGGGCGCCGCGACCAACGACACCGACGCGACGTCCGGTGGCGACATCACCACCAGCGGCGACAACGCCAACCTCTCGGGCAACCTGCTCGACGTTCCCGCCGCCGCCGTCGTGCAGCCGCACGGCGACGCCGTGGCCGCGCTGTTCAGCGACTCGATCGCCGCCTCGGACAGCGTCACCAACGGTTCCGTGGGTGGCACCTCCACCACCTCCGGTGACATGGGCAGCCTGTCGGGCATCGACGGCGACCTGCCGATCGGCGTCAACGCGCCGATCTACGACGTGCCGGTCGAGGTTCTGGCCGAGGCGATGACCTTCGCCACCAACGAAAGCAACATCACCGTGGGCGAGGACACCCCGCAGCTGGACCTGCCGCAGGCCGGTGGCCTCGAGGCCACCACGCTGCCCTCGATGCCGCGTCTGGGCTCGCTGCCCATGGCGGGCAACGCCCGCACCGGTGCGGCCGACCCGATCTCCGGCCTGCTCGGCGGCCTGCTCGGTGGCGGCATGCTGGGTGGCCTCGGCACCGACTCGCTCTCCGGCATGACCGGTGGACTCGGCGGCGCGCCGTCGATCCAGGAGCCGCTCGCCGGTGACCCGCTGTCCGGTGTGTCCGGTGTGACCGGCCAGCTGAACGGCAAGAAGGTCAACCTGCCCGCGCCGACCGCCCCCAAGACCACCCCGCGTTTCGCTGCCCCGGCCATGCCCGGCCTGGACAACCTGCGCGGCGTGTTCACGGGTGACCTGTTCCAGGCTCCGAAGCTGGACAAGCTGCCGGTTCAGACCCCCGCCCTCGCGGGTCTGAAGACCCCGGTGGCCCTGCCCACCGCCGCGGCCCCCCGCACGGGTGCCCCGGCTCTGCCCTCGCTGGACGACACCAAGGCGAAGCTCGCCGGCGTGTTCGGGCACTTCCCGATCGGCTGA
- a CDS encoding translocation/assembly module TamB domain-containing protein → MEAGAQYVGLSSLTDTEREVHSAFTTGGRLDLGGRPVRGPVLAALLTGAYPLDAGAMPALRLDNATVTGSFDIEGRVVDHVIALRRCTFERPPILRMARLVGLTMPGCRVPGVKARNLRVGSDLVLEPGFTCTGVLDLTDATIEGTLRLAGAVLRNPNGAALLGARLRVSGSIQGVAARAFGEVRLRGANIGGSVHLTGARMANPAGPVLEATGMAVEGNLMCDTGGGRFDATGTVLLSGARIGGDAVFSGAHLHDGTSTENQVLVLPHGTAEDHTVLDADRLRVDGDVKLDAGFTAAGAVALRGARIGGHLLLSGATIGRRDVIARLAAAFASGTAVDRVPVALIGDGVEVFGDVECRGAVDGKIDSDGDQRTALRTYGQVRLVDAHVHGSASLSRARLCGPAIDVLFADRLRVGGTLFLRKVRISGSVRLQNAHIGSSLDCSGARLIKPRLRPNGTVKPSLDARVATIGKDLLCSYGFLAIGGVRVRLVEVGKMATFGGARLGGRTHPRHPATDKSLSAYGLTAQELVLAFPPRRPPRGQVVLTRASVVSVIDGPGLWAARGGVDLEDFSFTAITSHPEVSVGTRLAWLRAVQPDFAPGPYEQLAAVYAGAGDEERAQLVQLERQRRRYAELNVAGRMWGRLQEWTVGYGYRPWLAMVWLLLFWLLGLLWFNTHVMEKLDADVNPVWNPPLLATDLLLPIVDLGQDNKWRMVGASQWIAGALIAVGWILATTAAAGATRVLKRG, encoded by the coding sequence ATGGAAGCCGGGGCCCAGTACGTTGGTTTGTCGTCGCTGACCGACACCGAGCGCGAGGTCCATTCGGCGTTCACCACCGGCGGCAGGCTCGACCTCGGCGGCAGGCCGGTCCGCGGCCCGGTGCTCGCCGCCCTGCTGACCGGGGCCTACCCGCTCGACGCCGGGGCGATGCCCGCGCTGCGCCTGGACAACGCCACCGTGACCGGCTCCTTCGACATCGAGGGCCGGGTCGTCGACCACGTCATCGCGCTTCGCCGCTGCACGTTCGAGCGGCCGCCGATCCTGCGGATGGCCCGGCTGGTCGGCCTGACCATGCCTGGCTGCCGGGTTCCGGGGGTCAAGGCCCGCAACCTGCGCGTCGGCAGCGACCTGGTCCTCGAACCGGGCTTCACCTGCACCGGTGTGCTCGACCTCACGGACGCGACGATCGAAGGCACCCTGCGGCTCGCGGGGGCGGTCCTGCGCAACCCGAACGGCGCGGCCCTGCTCGGCGCCCGCCTGCGGGTGTCCGGCTCGATCCAGGGCGTGGCCGCCCGCGCGTTCGGCGAGGTCCGGCTGCGCGGCGCGAACATCGGCGGCAGCGTCCACCTCACCGGCGCGCGGATGGCGAACCCCGCGGGCCCGGTGCTGGAGGCCACGGGCATGGCGGTCGAAGGCAACCTGATGTGCGACACCGGCGGCGGCCGCTTCGACGCCACCGGCACCGTCCTGCTCTCCGGCGCCCGCATCGGCGGCGACGCCGTGTTCTCCGGCGCGCACCTGCACGACGGCACCTCCACCGAGAACCAGGTGCTTGTCCTGCCGCACGGCACGGCCGAGGACCACACCGTCCTCGACGCCGACCGGCTGCGGGTCGACGGCGACGTCAAGCTCGACGCCGGGTTCACCGCCGCGGGGGCGGTCGCGCTGCGCGGAGCCCGGATCGGTGGACACCTCTTGTTGTCCGGCGCGACCATCGGTCGCCGGGACGTCATCGCCCGACTGGCCGCGGCGTTCGCCTCGGGCACCGCCGTCGACCGGGTGCCGGTCGCCCTGATCGGCGACGGCGTCGAGGTGTTCGGCGACGTCGAATGCCGCGGCGCGGTCGACGGCAAGATCGACTCCGACGGCGACCAGCGCACCGCCCTGCGCACCTACGGCCAGGTCCGGCTCGTCGACGCCCACGTGCACGGCAGCGCCAGCCTGTCCCGCGCGCGCCTGTGCGGGCCCGCGATCGATGTGCTCTTCGCGGACCGCCTGCGTGTGGGTGGCACCTTGTTCCTGCGCAAAGTCCGGATCAGCGGATCGGTGCGCCTGCAGAACGCGCACATCGGGTCGAGCCTCGACTGCTCCGGCGCCCGGCTCATCAAGCCGCGGCTGCGCCCCAACGGGACGGTCAAGCCGTCGCTGGACGCCCGGGTCGCCACCATCGGCAAGGACCTGCTCTGCAGCTACGGCTTCCTGGCGATCGGCGGTGTCCGGGTCCGGCTGGTCGAGGTCGGCAAGATGGCCACCTTCGGCGGCGCCCGGCTCGGCGGCCGCACGCACCCGAGGCACCCGGCGACCGACAAGTCGCTGTCGGCCTACGGGCTGACCGCGCAGGAACTTGTCCTCGCGTTCCCACCGCGCCGACCCCCGCGCGGGCAAGTGGTGCTCACGCGCGCGTCCGTCGTGTCGGTCATAGACGGACCCGGACTGTGGGCCGCCCGCGGCGGAGTCGATCTCGAGGACTTCAGCTTCACCGCCATCACCTCGCACCCCGAGGTCTCGGTCGGCACCCGCCTCGCCTGGCTTCGCGCGGTCCAACCGGACTTCGCGCCGGGACCGTACGAGCAGTTGGCCGCCGTGTACGCGGGCGCGGGCGACGAGGAGCGGGCGCAGCTGGTCCAGCTCGAGCGACAGCGCAGGCGCTACGCCGAGCTCAACGTCGCCGGGCGGATGTGGGGCAGGCTCCAGGAGTGGACGGTCGGCTACGGCTACCGGCCCTGGCTGGCGATGGTGTGGCTGCTGCTGTTCTGGCTGCTGGGCCTGCTCTGGTTCAACACCCATGTGATGGAGAAGCTCGACGCCGACGTCAACCCGGTGTGGAACCCGCCGCTGCTGGCCACCGACCTGCTGCTTCCCATCGTGGACCTGGGCCAGGACAACAAGTGGCGGATGGTCGGGGCGTCGCAGTGGATCGCGGGCGCGTTGATCGCCGTGGGCTGGATTCTGGCCACGACGGCGGCGGCCGGAGCGACTCGCGTGCTCAAACGCGGTTAA
- a CDS encoding DUF1707 SHOCT-like domain-containing protein, whose product MTTPISPRELRVSDAERSHVVGVLQKAIGHGLLSLDEFTARTDVALAARTRAELNTVLVDLPGLVHPESGVAPVKPVEFRATMSALKREGEWVVPRDMVIRSQMGSTVLDFSDAVISFPEIRIEVDVAAGSVELLMPERSSVDASAVTVELGSKTDKASGSRAGGPHFVVTGSVRAGSLTIRRPTYVRIGSLTIRRPWRISWDA is encoded by the coding sequence GTGACCACCCCGATCAGTCCCCGCGAACTTCGAGTCTCCGACGCCGAGCGCTCACATGTGGTCGGCGTGCTGCAGAAGGCCATCGGACACGGCCTGCTCAGCCTCGACGAGTTCACCGCCCGCACCGATGTCGCGCTGGCCGCGCGCACCCGGGCGGAACTCAATACCGTCCTGGTCGACCTCCCCGGCCTGGTCCACCCGGAGTCCGGTGTCGCGCCGGTCAAGCCGGTGGAGTTCCGGGCGACGATGTCGGCGCTCAAGCGCGAGGGCGAGTGGGTCGTGCCCCGCGACATGGTCATCCGCAGCCAGATGGGCTCGACCGTCCTGGACTTCTCCGATGCGGTCATTTCTTTCCCAGAGATCCGCATCGAGGTCGATGTGGCGGCGGGGTCGGTGGAGTTGCTGATGCCGGAGCGGTCGTCGGTCGACGCGTCGGCGGTGACCGTGGAGCTGGGCAGCAAGACCGACAAGGCCAGTGGCTCGCGCGCAGGTGGGCCGCACTTTGTGGTGACCGGGTCGGTGCGCGCAGGCTCGCTGACGATCCGGCGGCCCACGTACGTGCGGATCGGGTCGCTGACCATCCGCCGACCGTGGAGGATCAGCTGGGACGCGTAG
- a CDS encoding AI-2E family transporter, with product MTRTRAAAPQDVTTLVPKGLRVSAALAWRFLMIIGALYVIIWLLGYFAHVVIPIAIALLLAALMAPGVGKLVQWRVPRGLAAAIAMVGGIAVVGGVLTFVIIQFSNGLPQLQAQVADSLETIRDWLSNGPLHLRQDQIQTFLDNAITAIKDNQSAITSGAITTAATIGEVLTGLLLTLFILIFFLYDGEGMWRFVTRAAPAPVRARVDVAGRRGFSSLVSYVRATAAVAIFDAVGIGVGLAIIGVPLAVPLAALVFLTAFIPIIGALIAGTVAVLVALVANGFVAALIVLAVVVAVMQIESHILQPWLLGRAVKLHPLAVVLAIGVGLIAAGIAGALLAVPLLAVLNAGIRSLVSEQDPEPEAVDVFDDTGSVPNLKDDEPEPSKP from the coding sequence ATGACCAGAACCCGCGCCGCCGCGCCACAGGACGTCACCACGCTGGTACCGAAGGGTCTCCGGGTCAGCGCCGCGCTCGCCTGGCGCTTCCTGATGATCATCGGTGCGCTCTACGTGATCATCTGGCTGCTGGGCTACTTCGCCCACGTGGTCATCCCGATCGCGATCGCCCTGCTGCTCGCGGCGCTGATGGCGCCCGGCGTGGGCAAGCTCGTGCAGTGGCGGGTGCCCCGAGGGCTGGCCGCCGCCATCGCCATGGTCGGCGGGATCGCCGTCGTGGGCGGCGTGCTGACATTCGTGATCATCCAGTTCAGCAACGGCCTGCCGCAGCTGCAGGCGCAGGTGGCCGACAGCCTCGAGACGATCCGCGACTGGCTGTCGAACGGCCCGCTGCACCTGCGTCAGGACCAGATCCAGACGTTCCTCGACAACGCGATCACCGCGATCAAGGACAACCAGTCGGCGATCACCTCGGGCGCGATCACCACCGCCGCCACGATCGGCGAGGTCCTCACCGGGCTGCTGCTGACGCTGTTCATCCTCATCTTCTTCCTCTACGACGGCGAAGGCATGTGGCGCTTCGTCACCCGTGCGGCGCCCGCTCCCGTGCGCGCGCGGGTCGATGTCGCCGGTAGGCGCGGTTTCTCGTCGCTGGTCAGCTATGTGCGGGCCACCGCCGCGGTGGCGATCTTCGACGCCGTCGGCATCGGCGTGGGCCTGGCGATCATCGGTGTGCCGCTCGCGGTGCCGCTGGCCGCGCTGGTCTTCCTGACCGCGTTCATCCCGATCATCGGTGCGCTGATCGCGGGGACCGTGGCCGTCCTCGTCGCCCTGGTGGCGAACGGGTTCGTCGCGGCGCTGATCGTGCTGGCCGTGGTCGTGGCCGTCATGCAGATCGAGAGCCACATCCTGCAGCCGTGGCTGCTGGGCCGCGCGGTCAAGCTGCACCCGCTGGCCGTGGTCCTGGCGATCGGCGTCGGCTTGATCGCGGCGGGCATCGCGGGTGCGCTGCTGGCGGTGCCGCTGCTGGCGGTGCTCAACGCGGGCATCCGGTCCCTGGTCAGCGAGCAGGACCCCGAGCCGGAAGCGGTCGACGTGTTCGACGACACCGGTTCGGTGCCGAACCTCAAGGACGACGAACCGGAGCCCAGCAAGCCATGA
- a CDS encoding response regulator, protein MVVDDHPIWRDGVARDLAERGFEVRATAGDAASAVRIARTVRPDVVLMDLNLGEESGVEATRKITGELTGTRVLVLSASGEHNDVLEAVKAGASGYLVKSASAEELVAAVRRTWAGDAVFNAGLAGLVLGEYRRMASGPEESGAPKLTDRETEVLRLVAKGLTARQIADRLVLSHRTVENHVQSTLRKLQLHNRVELARYAIEHGLDGEPD, encoded by the coding sequence ATGGTGGTCGACGACCACCCCATCTGGCGGGACGGTGTGGCGCGCGACCTGGCCGAGCGGGGGTTCGAGGTCCGCGCGACCGCGGGCGACGCCGCTTCGGCGGTGCGTATCGCGCGAACCGTGCGCCCGGACGTGGTGCTGATGGACCTCAACCTCGGCGAGGAATCCGGGGTGGAGGCGACCCGCAAGATCACCGGCGAGCTGACCGGCACCCGGGTGCTGGTGCTGTCGGCCAGCGGCGAGCACAACGACGTGCTGGAGGCGGTCAAGGCGGGCGCGTCGGGCTACCTGGTGAAGTCCGCTTCGGCGGAGGAGCTGGTGGCGGCGGTCCGGCGGACGTGGGCCGGTGACGCGGTCTTCAACGCGGGGCTGGCCGGCCTGGTGCTCGGCGAGTACCGGCGGATGGCGTCGGGCCCGGAGGAGAGCGGCGCGCCGAAGCTGACCGACCGGGAGACCGAGGTGCTGCGGCTGGTCGCCAAGGGGCTGACCGCCCGGCAGATCGCCGACCGGCTGGTCCTGTCGCACCGGACGGTGGAGAACCACGTGCAGTCGACGCTGCGGAAGCTGCAGCTGCACAACCGGGTGGAACTGGCCCGGTACGCGATCGAGCACGGGCTTGACGGAGAGCCCGACTAG
- the macS gene encoding MacS family sensor histidine kinase produces the protein MTRRVRLPGDRYRGPVTKDPAAPLWLSAVLLRIITLIFAIGVVVNHHDEYANTGLAYATVGGMAVWTLVTSVYYLRDTGKAVWFIFVDLLVCVIAMAMSRLVLTHEQLTVLAVPLVPTVWVTAVVAVGAVRAGLSGGTLFGLVVAVANYAVRGYVDTDLTRDMVLLVAIGGVLGLAATTSRQSAERLAKALRVEAATAERERLARTIHDSVLQVLARVRKRGREVGGEAAELAEEAGRQEVALRALVSAAPLESAEDGTADLRPRLQVLATDRFQVSVPPTAVTMPASAAGELAYLVREALENVDRHAGPGARAWVLLEDLGDEVVLSIRDDGVGIPAGRISAAENEGRLGIARSIRGRVSDLGGTITLETAPDSGTEWEIRVPARKATR, from the coding sequence ATGACGCGCAGGGTGCGGCTGCCCGGCGACCGGTACCGCGGCCCCGTCACGAAGGACCCCGCGGCGCCGCTGTGGCTCTCGGCTGTGTTGCTGCGGATCATCACGCTGATCTTCGCGATCGGCGTGGTGGTCAATCACCACGATGAGTACGCGAACACCGGGCTGGCCTATGCCACCGTCGGCGGGATGGCGGTCTGGACCCTCGTCACCTCGGTCTATTACCTGCGAGACACCGGCAAGGCCGTCTGGTTCATCTTCGTCGACCTGCTGGTCTGTGTGATCGCGATGGCGATGTCGCGTCTCGTGCTGACCCACGAGCAGTTGACGGTCCTGGCGGTGCCGCTGGTGCCGACGGTGTGGGTGACGGCGGTCGTCGCGGTCGGCGCGGTCCGTGCGGGCCTGTCCGGCGGGACGCTGTTCGGGCTGGTCGTCGCAGTGGCGAACTACGCCGTGCGCGGCTACGTCGACACGGACCTGACCCGCGACATGGTGTTGCTGGTGGCGATCGGCGGTGTGCTCGGGCTGGCGGCGACCACGTCGCGGCAGTCGGCGGAGCGGCTGGCGAAGGCGCTGCGGGTCGAGGCGGCCACCGCCGAGCGGGAGCGGCTGGCCCGCACGATCCATGACAGCGTCCTGCAGGTGCTGGCCCGGGTCCGCAAGCGCGGGCGCGAGGTCGGCGGCGAGGCGGCCGAGTTGGCCGAGGAGGCGGGCAGGCAGGAGGTCGCGCTGCGGGCGCTGGTCTCGGCCGCGCCGCTGGAGTCCGCCGAGGACGGCACCGCTGATCTGCGCCCACGCCTGCAGGTGTTGGCGACCGACCGGTTCCAGGTGTCGGTCCCGCCGACCGCGGTGACCATGCCCGCGTCGGCCGCGGGCGAGCTCGCCTACCTGGTCCGGGAGGCGCTGGAGAACGTCGACCGGCACGCGGGCCCGGGTGCGCGGGCCTGGGTGCTGCTGGAGGATCTCGGTGACGAGGTGGTCCTGAGCATCCGCGACGACGGTGTGGGCATCCCCGCGGGCCGCATCTCGGCCGCCGAGAACGAGGGGCGTTTGGGTATCGCCCGGTCGATTCGCGGTCGGGTCAGCGACCTCGGTGGCACCATCACCCTGGAGACCGCGCCCGACTCGGGCACGGAGTGGGAGATCCGGGTCCCGGCGAGAAAGGCAACGCGGTGA
- the tdh gene encoding L-threonine 3-dehydrogenase, producing the protein MKALVKVAPGPGLELVDVPDPKPGPGDILLRVLRTGICGTDLHIDAWDDWAAKTIKAPLTLGHEFVGEVVEIGAAVTKVRVGDLVSGEGHLVCGTCRNCRAGRRHLCANTIGLGVHTNGAFAEYAVLPESNAWVHNHQIDLDVAAIFDPFGNAVHTALSFPVLNEDVLITGAGPIGLMAAAVAKHAGARHVVITDISEARLELARKLGVNVALDVSATPVSAVYGELNMTEGFDVGMEMSGQPSALREMIGNMTHGGRIAMLGLPAKEIAIDWSAVVLKMLTIKGIYGREMFETWYAMSVLLQAGLDLSPVITHRFHHTEHKAAFDTARGGKCGKVIMDWES; encoded by the coding sequence TTGAAGGCTCTGGTCAAAGTCGCCCCGGGCCCCGGTCTGGAACTCGTCGACGTCCCGGACCCGAAGCCCGGCCCGGGCGACATCCTGCTGCGCGTGTTGCGCACGGGCATCTGCGGCACGGACCTGCATATCGACGCCTGGGACGACTGGGCGGCCAAGACGATCAAGGCGCCGCTGACGCTCGGACACGAGTTCGTCGGCGAGGTCGTCGAGATCGGTGCCGCGGTCACCAAGGTCAGGGTCGGCGACCTGGTCAGCGGCGAGGGACACCTGGTCTGCGGCACCTGCCGCAACTGCCGGGCGGGCCGCCGTCACCTGTGCGCCAACACCATCGGCCTCGGTGTGCACACCAACGGCGCGTTCGCCGAGTACGCGGTGCTGCCCGAGTCGAACGCCTGGGTGCACAACCACCAGATCGACCTGGACGTCGCCGCGATCTTCGACCCGTTCGGCAACGCCGTGCACACCGCGCTGTCGTTCCCGGTCCTGAATGAGGACGTGCTGATCACCGGCGCGGGCCCGATCGGGCTGATGGCCGCCGCGGTCGCCAAGCACGCGGGCGCCCGGCACGTGGTGATCACCGATATCAGCGAGGCCCGGCTGGAGCTGGCCCGCAAGCTCGGCGTCAACGTCGCGCTGGACGTCAGCGCGACCCCGGTGTCGGCGGTCTACGGCGAGCTGAACATGACCGAGGGCTTCGACGTGGGCATGGAGATGTCCGGCCAGCCCTCGGCGCTGCGCGAGATGATCGGCAACATGACCCACGGCGGTCGGATCGCGATGCTCGGGCTGCCCGCCAAGGAGATCGCGATCGACTGGAGCGCGGTCGTGCTGAAGATGCTGACGATCAAGGGCATCTACGGCCGCGAGATGTTCGAGACCTGGTACGCGATGTCGGTCCTGCTGCAGGCGGGCCTGGACCTGAGCCCGGTGATCACCCACCGGTTCCACCACACCGAACACAAGGCCGCGTTCGACACCGCCCGCGGCGGCAAGTGCGGCAAGGTCATCATGGATTGGGAGAGCTGA